The Pangasianodon hypophthalmus isolate fPanHyp1 chromosome 5, fPanHyp1.pri, whole genome shotgun sequence genome includes a window with the following:
- the htr1fa gene encoding 5-hydroxytryptamine receptor 1F, translated as MIMFYKCFLFSLYLVPGMDPNGTHPNGTDGAKSTDGLGRSPAGMILLSLTLSVLAVLTTAINSLVISAIIVTRKLHHPANYLICSLAVTDLLVAILVMPFSILYIVKETWVMGEVMCTIWLSTDITCCTCSILHLAAIAVDRYRAITDAVAYSRKRTSLRSAVTISVVWLLSVLISLPPMLWRHHKKEQENECLIKHENIAFTLYSTFGAFYIPLILILILYYKIYQAAKILYHKRGPSPMKKIEINGHKIPMCSDREQQNHDALTLPEKSMSEPSTEGDRGRISAASPNFQLHSERSIKRQRISGARERKAAMTLGLILGAFVICWLPFFIQEVIINSCSSCIPSSEITTFLTWLGYLNSLINPLIYTVFNEDFKKAFHKLIMCRNEL; from the coding sequence ATGATAatgttttacaaatgttttctgttctctctgtatTTGGTCCCAGGCATGGATCCAAACGGCACGCATCCAAACGGCACAGATGGGGCCAAGTCTACAGACGGACTTGGTAGAAGTCCTGCAGGCAtgatccttctctctctcactctgtctgtgcTGGCTGTACTAACCACAGCAATCAACTCCTTAGTTATCAGTGCCATCATTGTCACTCGCAAACTTCACCACCCTGCCAACTACCTTATTTGCTCTCTGGCTGTGACGGACCTGCTGGTGGCCATCCTGGTCATGCCCTTCAGCATCCTCTACATTGTGAAGGAGACGTGGGTCATGGGTGAGGTGATGTGCACCATCTGGCTCAGCACTGACATAACCTGCTGCACATGCTCCATTTTGCACTTGGCGGCTATTGCTGTGGATCGTTATCGCGCCATCACAGATGCTGTGGCATACTCCAGGAAGAGGACGTCTCTAAGGTCTGCTGTCACGATTAGTGTCGTGTGGCTTCTGTCCGTTCTCATTTCCCTACCTCCAATGCTCTGGAGACACCACAAAAAAGAACAGGAGAACGAATGCCTCATAAAGCATGAAAACATTGCTTTCACCCTTTACTCCACATTTGGGGCCTTCTACATCCCCCTTATACTCATCCTTATCCTTTACTACAAAATATACCAAGCAGCTAAAATTCTTTACCACAAAAGAGGGCCCAGCCCCATGAAGAAGATTGAGATAAATGGACACAAGATCCCTATGTGCTCAGACAGAGAACAGCAGAACCATGATGCACTCACCCTACCAGAGAAGTCAATGTCAGAACCCTCTACAGAGGGCGACAGGGGACGCATCTCTGCAGCAAGCCCAAATTTTCAGCTTCACAGTGAGAGGTCGATCAAAAGACAACGGATTTCAGGGGCACGTGAAAGAAAGGCAGCCATGACACTGGGCCTCATTCTTGGAGCATTTGTCATCTGTTGGCTGCCATTCTTCATTCAGGAAGTGATTATCAACAGCTGCAGCAGTTGCATCCCCTCCAGTGAAATAACTACATTTTTGACCTGGCTAGGATACCTTAACTCCCTAATCAACCCACTCATTTATACTGTCTTCAATGAGGACTTCAAGAAAGCCTTTCATAAACTGATCATGTGCCGGAATGAGCTATGA